One window from the genome of Pseudonocardia hierapolitana encodes:
- a CDS encoding ion transporter — MIDSAARRARTIVEHRTFQPTVIAVILVNAVTLGLETSTVVMNSAGGLLHAVDRVALAVFVADIALRLVAYGRRFWVDPWNVFDFLIVAIALVPASGPFSVLRALRVLRVLRLISMVPSMRRVVGGLLAALPGMASIAALLSLILYVAGVLGTNLFGAVAPQWFGDLGTTLFTLFQTMTGEGWGEIAREVMAEMPMAWIFFVVYILISSFMVLNLFIAVVVSAMEGQVMAEVRAQEEEHAAEEQIANRMILEEIKQLRAELAALRPERAEP; from the coding sequence GTGATCGACTCGGCCGCGCGAAGGGCGCGCACGATCGTGGAGCACCGCACCTTCCAGCCGACGGTGATCGCCGTCATCCTCGTCAACGCGGTGACCCTCGGGCTGGAGACCTCCACCGTGGTGATGAACTCCGCGGGCGGGCTGCTGCACGCCGTCGACCGGGTGGCGCTGGCGGTCTTCGTCGCCGACATCGCGCTCCGCCTCGTGGCCTACGGGCGGCGGTTCTGGGTCGACCCCTGGAACGTCTTCGACTTCCTGATCGTCGCGATCGCGCTCGTGCCGGCGTCCGGGCCGTTCTCGGTGCTGCGTGCGCTGCGCGTGCTCCGGGTGCTCCGCCTGATCTCGATGGTCCCGAGCATGCGGCGGGTCGTCGGCGGGCTGCTGGCCGCGCTCCCGGGCATGGCGTCGATCGCCGCCCTGCTCTCGCTCATCCTGTACGTGGCAGGCGTCCTCGGCACGAACCTGTTCGGCGCGGTGGCGCCGCAGTGGTTCGGCGACCTCGGCACCACGCTCTTCACCCTCTTCCAGACCATGACGGGCGAGGGCTGGGGCGAGATCGCCAGGGAGGTCATGGCCGAGATGCCGATGGCCTGGATCTTCTTCGTCGTCTACATCCTGATCAGCTCGTTCATGGTGCTGAACCTGTTCATCGCGGTCGTCGTGAGCGCGATGGAGGGCCAGGTCATGGCGGAGGTTCGGGCCCAGGAGGAGGAACACGCCGCGGAGGAGCAGATCGCGAACCGGATGATCCTGGAGGAGATCAAGCAGTTGCGCGCGGAGCTCGCCGCGCTCCGGCCGGAGCGGGCGGAGCCCTAG
- a CDS encoding HNH endonuclease signature motif containing protein, which produces MTTDDLESELLGLAGHIAAAECRFLQLLAEFDQRDGWAGDGIHSCAHWLSWRAGMNLRTATERLRVAHALRNLPRIREAFAAGQLSYSKVRAITRIAGSDTGTLTRLAAEIAAGTSGLRHTTVADPDTAEQVLRNLARHGTASHVETVVRAVRRRHIPPADHAVRRSLTWQWDEDGSLVLRARLTPDDGAALVAAIEAQVPPRTPINHPVPPAPDDLEARAREQEPGPAADRVAARRADALLTLVNGHTHSDEGSGPVVERGKAQVIVHLDATTGTARLDDGPEVAYSTAERLACDARVQVLLNDRTSNRMYLGRNRRLATPAQIAALTVRDGDGCQFPGCTHTRHLHAHHVIPWWSGGRTDIDNLILICSFHHRLIHDHGYRIHRPAGRWEFRRPDGTPIPAIPTPLTGNTESLIEMHTRARLQIDHTTLTPDWYGDRLDPEPILDALLPRRIRTAA; this is translated from the coding sequence ATGACAACCGACGACCTCGAATCGGAGCTGTTGGGCTTGGCCGGGCACATCGCCGCTGCCGAATGCCGATTCCTACAACTGCTGGCCGAGTTCGACCAACGCGACGGCTGGGCCGGCGACGGGATCCACTCCTGTGCGCACTGGTTGTCCTGGCGGGCCGGGATGAACCTGCGCACCGCCACCGAACGTCTGCGGGTGGCGCACGCCCTGCGCAACCTGCCGCGCATCCGGGAGGCGTTCGCCGCCGGGCAGCTCTCCTACTCGAAAGTTCGGGCGATCACCCGGATCGCCGGGTCCGACACCGGAACCTTGACCCGGCTCGCGGCCGAGATCGCCGCCGGCACCTCCGGCCTGCGGCACACCACGGTGGCCGACCCGGACACCGCCGAGCAGGTGCTGCGCAACCTGGCGCGGCACGGCACGGCCAGCCACGTGGAGACCGTGGTCCGGGCGGTGCGGCGCCGCCACATCCCACCCGCCGACCACGCCGTGCGGCGGTCGCTGACCTGGCAGTGGGACGAGGACGGATCACTGGTCCTGCGCGCCCGCCTCACCCCCGACGACGGCGCGGCCCTGGTCGCGGCGATCGAAGCCCAGGTGCCGCCGCGCACCCCGATCAACCATCCGGTGCCGCCCGCACCCGACGATCTGGAGGCACGCGCCCGAGAACAGGAACCCGGGCCGGCCGCCGACCGGGTGGCCGCCCGCCGCGCCGATGCCCTGCTCACCCTGGTCAACGGCCACACCCACTCCGACGAGGGCTCCGGGCCGGTGGTCGAGCGCGGGAAGGCGCAGGTGATCGTGCACCTCGACGCCACCACCGGCACCGCCCGCCTCGACGACGGGCCCGAGGTCGCCTACTCGACGGCGGAGCGGCTGGCCTGTGATGCCCGGGTGCAGGTGCTGCTCAACGACCGGACCAGCAACCGCATGTATCTGGGGCGCAACCGGCGCCTGGCCACCCCCGCCCAGATCGCCGCCCTCACCGTGCGGGACGGGGACGGGTGTCAGTTCCCCGGCTGCACCCACACCCGGCACCTGCACGCCCACCACGTCATCCCCTGGTGGTCCGGCGGCCGCACCGACATCGACAACCTGATCCTGATCTGCTCCTTCCACCACCGCCTCATCCACGACCACGGCTACCGCATCCACCGACCGGCCGGTCGATGGGAGTTCCGCCGACCCGATGGCACCCCGATCCCGGCCATCCCAACGCCGTTGACCGGCAACACCGAAAGCCTCATCGAAATGCACACCCGCGCCCGGCTACAGATCGACCACACCACCCTCACCCCGGATTGGTACGGCGACCGCCTCGACCCGGAACCCATCCTGGACGCCCTACTCCCCCGCCGGATCCGCACGGCGGCGTGA
- a CDS encoding ABC transporter ATP-binding protein — protein sequence MAEVRLENVRKEFGGVVAVEDVSLTVADREFLTLVGPSGCGKSTTLRMICGLERMSGGQVFFDDVPVAHLPANKRDVAMVFQSYALYPHKTVAQNLGFALRNLRVPKAEIAARVDEVAASLGIESLLERKPKELSGGQRQRVALGRAVIRDAGAYLLDEPLSNLDAQLRGSMRAELKRLHADLSRTFIYVTHDQVEAMTMSDRIAVMKDGLVQQCASPEEIYARPANLFVASFMGSPPMNFLTGEVQRDGGRLLFRHGAVTIELPEHAGAAVDELAGRDAVLGIRPEDVLLAGSGGAAGQIFVAELLGADVLVTVRLGEELVKARVPAPYDGRVNAAVSVVIDPDKVHLFDPSDGRAVLAARSASVPNRQESL from the coding sequence ATGGCCGAGGTCAGGCTGGAGAACGTGCGCAAGGAGTTCGGCGGCGTCGTCGCCGTCGAGGACGTCTCGTTGACGGTGGCCGACCGCGAGTTCCTGACGCTCGTGGGGCCGTCCGGCTGCGGGAAGTCCACGACGCTGCGGATGATCTGCGGGCTGGAACGCATGTCGGGGGGCCAGGTCTTCTTCGACGACGTGCCGGTGGCGCACCTGCCGGCCAACAAGCGCGACGTGGCGATGGTGTTCCAGAGCTACGCGCTCTACCCGCACAAGACCGTGGCGCAGAACCTCGGGTTCGCCCTGCGCAACCTGCGGGTGCCGAAGGCGGAGATCGCCGCCCGCGTGGACGAGGTGGCCGCGTCGCTGGGCATCGAGAGCCTCCTGGAACGCAAGCCCAAGGAGCTCTCCGGCGGGCAGCGGCAGCGGGTGGCGCTCGGGCGCGCGGTGATCCGGGACGCAGGCGCGTACCTGCTGGACGAGCCGCTGTCCAACCTCGACGCGCAGCTGCGCGGCTCCATGCGCGCCGAGCTGAAGCGGCTGCACGCCGACCTGAGCCGGACCTTCATCTACGTCACCCACGACCAGGTCGAGGCGATGACGATGTCGGACCGGATCGCGGTGATGAAGGACGGCCTCGTGCAGCAGTGCGCGTCACCCGAGGAGATCTACGCCAGGCCGGCGAACCTGTTCGTCGCGTCGTTCATGGGGAGCCCGCCGATGAACTTCCTGACGGGCGAGGTGCAGCGCGACGGCGGGCGGCTGCTCTTCCGGCACGGGGCGGTCACGATCGAGCTGCCCGAGCACGCCGGCGCGGCGGTCGACGAGCTCGCCGGCCGGGACGCGGTGTTGGGCATCCGGCCGGAGGACGTGCTGCTCGCCGGCTCGGGGGGCGCCGCGGGGCAGATATTCGTGGCCGAGCTGCTCGGCGCCGACGTGCTGGTCACGGTGCGGCTGGGGGAGGAGCTGGTCAAGGCCCGCGTGCCCGCCCCGTACGACGGCCGCGTCAACGCCGCGGTCTCGGTGGTCATCGACCCGGACAAGGTGCACCTCTTCGATCCGTCCGACGGGCGCGCGGTGCTGGCCGCGCGGTCGGCCAGTGTTCCGAACCGGCAGGAGAGCCTGTGA
- a CDS encoding cupin domain-containing protein, which translates to MHAEVPGPFMLAAREGVPASAPEGSEMLVKAGAAETGGLFGLLEGVDRAGFSTIVHRHDVAEAWYVLDGRYRYYVDGRWFEVGPGGFVFVPAGVAHGLRCVEAGRKLTLLVPGGPEGFFRDVHGASEAGELTPDALRDIGSRYGLEALGPLPPG; encoded by the coding sequence ATGCACGCGGAGGTTCCCGGCCCGTTCATGCTGGCGGCCCGCGAGGGCGTACCCGCGAGCGCGCCGGAAGGCAGCGAGATGCTCGTCAAAGCGGGTGCCGCCGAGACCGGTGGGCTCTTCGGCCTCCTGGAGGGCGTCGACCGGGCCGGGTTCTCGACGATCGTGCACCGGCACGACGTCGCCGAGGCGTGGTACGTCCTGGACGGCCGGTACCGCTACTACGTCGACGGCCGCTGGTTCGAGGTCGGCCCGGGCGGGTTCGTCTTCGTGCCCGCGGGGGTTGCGCACGGCCTGCGCTGCGTCGAGGCCGGGCGGAAGCTCACCCTGCTCGTTCCCGGCGGCCCGGAGGGCTTCTTCCGGGACGTGCACGGGGCGTCGGAGGCCGGCGAGCTCACGCCGGACGCGCTGCGGGACATCGGCTCGCGGTACGGGCTCGAGGCGCTGGGCCCACTGCCACCCGGCTGA
- a CDS encoding MarR family transcriptional regulator — MRMVLGLVLHTSHQARLAMASEVLTGVQLELVVYEQEREIRPQVEALLNRVQLDGMLLGRVPYDACRDLLPPDLPLSINRYAELELTLTLGRALQQGWAPAPVSIDTFDRSIVDDVTTALGMKPEQVNCLPYAADISYDQIIDFHERFLAEHPEGFVITVRSEVTRALGGKVRMLNVIPLESTVRSELHELVLRIQSQRAKELSFAAGIFSVVDFDKHSNLDRARVGLLNMLLNTPEFADAWVDTRGSRGVAVLAHRALFNEVTHNWSALPVVGTAQESLGIRVAAGFGFGSSARKCVVLAEKAVAQAEQTGAPCGFLMDEDGLMVGPLRPGATPLRFTYREHGPELERLARRAGLSAATISRLAALERNLAGRPLSPGDLADALHITDPSGRRLIRKLTASGLAVPQGSAQANRRGRPTSLYQLTIAAAIGEDDR, encoded by the coding sequence ATGCGAATGGTTCTCGGGCTCGTCCTGCACACTTCGCACCAGGCCCGGCTGGCGATGGCGAGCGAGGTGCTCACGGGCGTCCAGCTGGAGCTGGTGGTCTACGAGCAGGAGCGCGAGATCCGGCCCCAGGTCGAGGCGCTGCTGAACCGCGTCCAGCTGGACGGGATGCTCCTCGGCCGCGTGCCCTACGACGCGTGCCGCGACCTGCTGCCGCCGGACCTGCCGCTGTCGATCAACCGGTACGCGGAGCTCGAGCTCACGCTCACGCTCGGCCGCGCGCTCCAGCAGGGGTGGGCACCCGCGCCGGTCAGCATCGACACGTTCGACCGGTCGATCGTCGACGACGTCACCACGGCGCTGGGCATGAAGCCGGAGCAGGTCAACTGCCTTCCGTACGCGGCGGACATCTCCTACGACCAGATCATCGACTTCCACGAGCGATTCCTGGCCGAGCACCCGGAGGGCTTCGTCATCACGGTCCGGAGCGAGGTCACCCGGGCGCTCGGCGGGAAGGTCCGGATGCTCAACGTCATCCCGCTGGAGTCGACGGTCCGATCGGAGCTGCACGAGCTGGTGCTGCGGATCCAGTCGCAGCGGGCCAAGGAGCTCTCGTTCGCGGCGGGCATCTTCTCGGTGGTCGACTTCGACAAGCACTCCAACCTCGACCGGGCCCGCGTCGGGCTGTTGAACATGCTGCTGAACACCCCGGAGTTCGCCGACGCCTGGGTGGACACGCGCGGGAGCCGTGGCGTCGCGGTGCTGGCCCACCGGGCGCTGTTCAACGAGGTCACCCACAACTGGTCCGCGCTCCCCGTGGTCGGCACGGCCCAGGAGAGCCTCGGGATCCGCGTTGCGGCCGGGTTCGGGTTCGGGTCGTCGGCCCGCAAGTGCGTGGTGCTCGCCGAGAAGGCCGTGGCGCAGGCCGAGCAGACCGGCGCGCCCTGCGGCTTCCTGATGGACGAGGACGGCCTGATGGTGGGGCCGTTGCGGCCTGGCGCCACCCCGCTGCGCTTCACCTACCGGGAGCACGGGCCGGAGCTCGAACGGCTCGCCCGCCGGGCCGGACTGTCCGCCGCCACGATCTCCCGGCTCGCGGCGCTCGAACGGAACCTCGCGGGGCGACCGCTGTCGCCGGGCGATCTCGCCGACGCGCTCCACATCACCGATCCGAGCGGGCGCCGGCTGATCCGCAAGTTGACCGCGAGCGGCCTGGCCGTGCCCCAGGGCAGCGCCCAGGCCAACCGCAGGGGAAGGCCGACCAGTCTCTACCAGCTGACGATCGCCGCGGCGATCGGAGAGGACGACCGATGA
- a CDS encoding ABC transporter substrate-binding protein, whose amino-acid sequence MNPSFSRRRVLQLGALTASLPALSSVLAACGGGGGSGSGAVKFSGWDYESALVQQNVDRFTQLNPDVPVEYTPITSAQYVQKTVAEFTAGDGPDALYVYDDSLAGWVAAEYLQPLDGLPGVDEVYAGIYPSNAEAMTVDGKRYGLPYYTDSQCLIYNEAVLAKAGISAPPTTLDELEQQSLRIKEAGILEFPIGLTAQLQDTWWAWVWGLVFASGGDMFDAAGNPVMDGIDPTARDVFAWLQRAATVSRVIDPAVLQLLPVPLDDAMKNERYAFTVGARYALRDYNDPSRSKTAGNLKIAYIPSLDGNVVGTVSNTRMYALSKDTEVKDQAFRLLTYLGGFTDGQPYTAKYWFQKKGLGFPFRALEQDQEVQTTLATFADPTIYSGLASLARPRTAIKQPWYSEYENEQQKTVQQLLSDQTSPDDAVKALSGTVTSLKQKYS is encoded by the coding sequence ATGAACCCCTCCTTCAGTCGCCGTCGGGTGCTGCAGCTCGGCGCCCTCACCGCGAGCCTGCCCGCGCTGAGCTCGGTACTGGCCGCCTGCGGGGGCGGTGGCGGCAGCGGTTCCGGTGCTGTGAAGTTCTCCGGCTGGGACTACGAGTCCGCCCTCGTCCAGCAGAACGTGGACCGCTTCACGCAGCTCAACCCGGATGTCCCGGTCGAGTACACGCCGATCACGAGCGCGCAGTACGTGCAGAAGACCGTCGCGGAGTTCACCGCGGGCGACGGCCCGGACGCCCTCTACGTCTACGACGACTCCCTGGCCGGATGGGTGGCCGCCGAGTACCTGCAGCCCTTGGACGGGCTGCCCGGCGTCGACGAGGTCTACGCCGGGATCTACCCGTCGAACGCGGAGGCGATGACGGTCGACGGCAAGCGGTACGGCCTGCCGTACTACACCGACTCGCAGTGCCTGATCTACAACGAGGCCGTCCTGGCGAAGGCGGGGATCTCGGCGCCGCCCACGACCCTCGACGAGCTGGAGCAGCAGTCGCTGCGGATCAAGGAAGCCGGGATCCTCGAGTTCCCGATCGGCCTGACCGCCCAGCTGCAGGACACCTGGTGGGCGTGGGTCTGGGGGCTCGTCTTCGCCAGCGGCGGCGACATGTTCGACGCGGCAGGCAACCCGGTCATGGACGGCATCGACCCGACGGCCCGGGACGTCTTCGCCTGGCTGCAGCGCGCCGCCACCGTCAGCAGGGTGATCGACCCCGCCGTGCTCCAGCTGCTGCCCGTGCCGCTGGACGACGCGATGAAGAACGAGCGGTACGCCTTCACGGTGGGCGCCCGGTACGCGCTGCGGGACTACAACGACCCGTCCCGGTCCAAGACCGCGGGCAACCTCAAGATCGCCTACATCCCCAGCCTCGACGGCAACGTGGTCGGCACCGTCAGCAACACCCGCATGTACGCGCTGAGCAAGGACACCGAGGTCAAGGACCAGGCGTTCCGGCTGCTCACCTACCTGGGCGGCTTCACCGACGGCCAGCCGTACACGGCGAAGTACTGGTTCCAGAAGAAGGGCCTCGGGTTCCCCTTCCGGGCACTGGAGCAGGACCAGGAGGTGCAGACCACGCTGGCCACCTTCGCCGACCCGACGATCTACTCCGGCCTCGCCTCGCTCGCCCGGCCCCGTACGGCGATCAAGCAGCCCTGGTACAGCGAGTACGAGAACGAGCAGCAGAAGACCGTCCAGCAGCTGCTGTCCGACCAGACCTCCCCCGACGACGCCGTCAAGGCGCTGTCCGGGACCGTGACGTCGCTCAAGCAGAAGTACTCGTGA
- a CDS encoding NAD(P)-dependent oxidoreductase codes for MTTNEKPVTVIGLGPMGQAMVRKFLAAGHPTTVWNRTPSRADALVEEGAVRAASPAEAVAASELVVLSLTDYQAMYDILGRSEDALAGRVVANLSSDSPEKTREAAAWLAERGAQLLAGGVMVPPPMVGEEGAYVFYSGPREALDAHEPTLRVLGRPDYRGTDPALAQLFYQSLLAVFLTALAAELQAAALVGSAGVSAKELAPYVRETLELAAVYADETARDVDTRTYPGDLSTATMMGATADHIVAASTAAGLDTALPEAVKSLYDRAVAAGHGNENWTSLYEVVARTR; via the coding sequence ATGACCACGAACGAGAAGCCCGTGACCGTGATCGGTCTCGGACCCATGGGGCAGGCGATGGTGCGCAAGTTCCTCGCTGCCGGGCATCCCACGACCGTCTGGAACCGCACCCCGAGCCGCGCGGACGCGCTCGTCGAGGAAGGGGCCGTGCGCGCGGCGTCGCCTGCCGAGGCGGTGGCGGCGAGCGAGCTGGTCGTCCTCTCCCTCACCGACTACCAGGCGATGTACGACATCCTCGGCCGGTCCGAGGATGCGCTGGCCGGCCGCGTCGTCGCCAACCTCAGCTCGGACAGCCCGGAGAAGACCAGGGAGGCCGCCGCGTGGCTGGCCGAGCGCGGGGCGCAGCTGCTCGCGGGCGGCGTGATGGTGCCCCCTCCGATGGTGGGGGAGGAGGGGGCCTACGTCTTCTACAGCGGCCCCCGCGAGGCGCTCGACGCCCACGAACCCACGCTGCGCGTGCTGGGCAGGCCCGACTACCGGGGCACCGACCCGGCGCTGGCCCAGCTGTTCTACCAGTCCCTGCTGGCCGTGTTCCTGACCGCGCTGGCGGCGGAGCTGCAAGCGGCCGCGCTAGTGGGATCGGCAGGCGTGAGCGCGAAGGAGCTGGCGCCGTACGTGCGGGAGACCCTCGAGCTCGCCGCCGTGTACGCGGACGAGACCGCCCGGGACGTCGACACCCGCACCTACCCGGGCGACCTCAGCACGGCCACGATGATGGGCGCGACGGCGGACCACATCGTCGCCGCGAGCACCGCGGCCGGCCTCGACACCGCGTTGCCCGAGGCCGTGAAGTCGCTTTACGACCGCGCCGTCGCCGCCGGTCACGGCAACGAGAACTGGACCAGCCTGTACGAGGTGGTCGCCCGGACGAGGTGA
- a CDS encoding carbohydrate ABC transporter permease, with product MTITAVDTEKPRADAAPRPRRGLGDTARAYLLNAPAMIVIGLLVAYPIAYSFWLSLHRYNLKLPALERFVWFQNYVSLISDPTFLSSLRVTVAFVVVVLVLTVVLGTALALVLNETFLGRGVLRSLVLLPWAMPGVVNGLMWRTIFDAKTGALNGLLLQLGLIDSYQAWLTSPSGAFFITAFAQVWNTLPFTVIILLAGLSTIPGEQYDAAKVDRAGVLQRFTQVTLPWLLHPLLIVLILETMNAFRAFDTIYVLTGGGPGDATNVIAVLNVRTVLTYTDFGLGSAYSWVITIVTLVISIGYISTLYQRGRIDV from the coding sequence GTGACGATCACCGCCGTCGACACCGAGAAGCCGCGCGCCGATGCGGCTCCCCGTCCGCGGCGGGGGCTCGGCGACACCGCGCGCGCCTACCTGCTGAACGCGCCCGCGATGATCGTCATCGGGCTGCTGGTGGCGTACCCGATCGCCTACTCGTTCTGGCTCTCGCTGCACCGGTACAACCTGAAGCTGCCGGCGCTGGAACGGTTCGTCTGGTTCCAGAACTACGTCTCGCTTATCAGCGATCCGACGTTCCTCAGCTCGCTGCGGGTCACCGTCGCGTTCGTCGTGGTCGTGCTCGTCCTGACGGTGGTGCTCGGCACGGCGCTGGCGCTCGTGCTGAACGAGACGTTCCTCGGGCGCGGCGTGCTGCGCAGCCTCGTGCTGCTGCCGTGGGCGATGCCCGGCGTGGTGAACGGCCTGATGTGGCGCACGATCTTCGACGCGAAGACCGGGGCGCTCAACGGCCTGCTGCTGCAGCTGGGCCTCATCGACTCCTACCAGGCCTGGCTGACCTCGCCCTCCGGCGCGTTCTTCATCACCGCGTTCGCGCAGGTCTGGAACACGCTGCCGTTCACCGTGATCATCCTGCTCGCCGGGCTGTCGACGATCCCGGGCGAGCAGTACGACGCGGCCAAGGTCGACCGGGCCGGGGTCCTGCAGCGGTTCACGCAGGTCACGCTCCCGTGGCTGCTGCACCCGCTGTTGATCGTGCTCATCCTGGAGACGATGAACGCCTTCCGGGCGTTCGACACGATCTACGTGCTCACCGGGGGCGGGCCCGGCGACGCGACCAACGTGATCGCCGTGCTCAACGTCCGCACCGTGCTGACCTACACCGACTTCGGCCTGGGCAGCGCCTACTCCTGGGTGATCACGATCGTCACGCTCGTGATCTCGATCGGCTACATCTCGACGCTGTACCAGAGGGGGCGGATCGACGTATGA
- a CDS encoding carbohydrate ABC transporter permease translates to MTRKVVLYALAIGFALYLVVPFYWIVNMSFMHEVDAASVPPHFLPHDPTAANYLSFVNPSTDQALVGSNAVGDTPYAVLNSLVVAFSTAVVNLVLGTFAAYSFSRIQFRGSQVLLIVYLLTRMVPGIAIIIPFYLVMRALDLLDTYGALILSYTTFALPITIWILKDYFRTVPRELEDAARVDRCGWFRMMWTVFLPISAPGLVAAAIFSFMTAWNEFMFALFMTSSISSQTIPVIAANFATDLNTQVTLMAAAGVLAVVPPLVLVLICQRLIVQGMAAGSVKG, encoded by the coding sequence ATGACCCGAAAAGTCGTTCTGTACGCCCTGGCGATCGGGTTCGCGCTCTACCTCGTGGTGCCGTTCTACTGGATCGTCAACATGAGCTTCATGCACGAGGTGGACGCCGCCTCGGTGCCGCCGCATTTCCTCCCGCACGACCCCACCGCGGCGAACTACCTCAGTTTCGTGAATCCGAGCACCGACCAGGCGCTCGTCGGGTCGAACGCCGTGGGGGACACGCCGTACGCGGTGCTGAACAGCCTCGTCGTGGCGTTCTCGACGGCGGTCGTGAACCTCGTGCTCGGCACGTTCGCCGCCTACTCGTTCTCGCGGATCCAGTTCCGCGGCAGCCAGGTGCTGCTGATCGTCTACCTGCTGACGCGGATGGTGCCGGGCATCGCGATCATCATCCCGTTCTACCTGGTGATGCGCGCGCTCGACCTGCTCGACACCTACGGCGCGCTGATCCTGTCCTACACGACGTTCGCGCTGCCGATCACGATCTGGATCCTCAAGGACTACTTCCGCACGGTGCCGCGGGAACTGGAGGACGCCGCGCGCGTCGACCGCTGCGGCTGGTTCCGCATGATGTGGACGGTGTTCCTCCCGATCTCCGCACCAGGGCTCGTGGCTGCGGCGATCTTCTCCTTCATGACGGCGTGGAACGAGTTCATGTTCGCGCTGTTCATGACCAGCAGCATCAGCTCGCAGACCATCCCGGTGATCGCGGCCAACTTCGCCACCGACCTGAACACGCAGGTCACGTTGATGGCGGCGGCGGGCGTGCTGGCCGTGGTGCCGCCGCTGGTGCTGGTGCTGATCTGCCAGCGGTTGATCGTGCAGGGCATGGCGGCCGGTTCGGTGAAGGGATAG
- a CDS encoding ABC transporter ATP-binding protein produces the protein MIELASVSKVYRSGSIEVHALDHVDLSIAEGEFVAIMGASGSGKTTLMNVLGCMDLPTSGVYRLDGTDIRSLTENQLAGIRNSRIGFVFQSFNLVPRTNAQANVELPLIYAGAHHRRRRARTALERVGLGERWHHLPNQLSGGEQQRVAIARALVTDPRMILADEPTGNLDSFATTEVMDLFCELNHEGHTIVMITHERSVAALARRVIRLEDGRIVNDNPASGALVG, from the coding sequence ATGATCGAGCTAGCGTCCGTTTCGAAGGTCTATCGCTCCGGTTCCATCGAGGTGCACGCGCTCGACCACGTCGACCTCTCGATCGCGGAGGGCGAGTTCGTCGCGATCATGGGTGCGTCCGGGTCGGGCAAGACCACGCTCATGAACGTCCTCGGTTGCATGGATCTGCCCACGTCCGGCGTCTATCGCCTCGACGGGACCGATATCCGTTCGCTCACCGAGAACCAGCTCGCCGGTATCCGCAACTCGCGGATCGGATTCGTGTTCCAGTCCTTCAACCTCGTCCCGCGCACGAACGCGCAGGCCAATGTGGAGCTGCCGCTCATCTACGCGGGCGCCCACCACCGCAGGCGCCGCGCCCGTACCGCACTGGAACGGGTGGGGCTCGGCGAGCGGTGGCACCACCTGCCCAACCAGCTGTCGGGCGGCGAGCAGCAGCGTGTGGCGATCGCGCGCGCCCTCGTCACCGACCCGCGGATGATCCTCGCCGACGAGCCGACCGGCAACCTCGACTCCTTCGCGACCACCGAGGTCATGGATCTGTTCTGCGAGCTCAACCACGAGGGCCACACCATCGTGATGATCACCCACGAGCGCAGCGTGGCCGCCCTCGCGCGGCGGGTGATCAGGCTGGAGGACGGCCGGATCGTGAACGACAACCCCGCGAGCGGTGCGCTCGTCGGCTGA
- a CDS encoding acetylxylan esterase, with the protein MTQVNVYRPDDFDDFWNTTLEQVARVPLRPSFEYVAERSTDEVAVFDVHYDSWEGVRISGWYAVPREAGPHPALMLVPGYISEPVIPRSWAQKGYAAFAVAPRGKLRSNQRYDPGYPGLLVDNIVDHNTYGYRGFYVDAVRAVDAVLTRPEVDADRVGVHGSSQGGALTITTAALLPGVVTCGAAGAPYLCGFMDSARLTHSYPYEEINEYLRDHPDHEQLVAESVGYYDGINFAPNIQAPMLVYIGLEDDVCPPETGFAVHEAMKCEKELLTYERCGHDAGHHWAMEKVEAFLAGHLGVAR; encoded by the coding sequence GTGACCCAGGTGAACGTGTATCGGCCCGACGATTTCGACGACTTCTGGAACACGACCCTGGAGCAGGTCGCGCGGGTGCCGCTGCGGCCGTCCTTCGAGTACGTGGCGGAGCGCTCCACCGACGAGGTCGCGGTCTTCGACGTGCACTACGACAGCTGGGAGGGCGTGCGGATCTCCGGCTGGTACGCGGTTCCGCGCGAGGCCGGGCCGCACCCGGCGCTCATGCTGGTGCCCGGGTACATCTCCGAGCCGGTCATCCCGCGGAGCTGGGCGCAGAAGGGCTACGCCGCGTTCGCGGTGGCCCCGCGCGGCAAGCTCCGGTCGAACCAGCGGTACGACCCCGGCTATCCGGGGTTGCTCGTGGACAACATCGTGGATCACAACACCTACGGCTACCGCGGGTTCTACGTCGACGCCGTGCGGGCCGTGGACGCGGTGCTCACCCGGCCGGAGGTGGACGCCGACCGGGTGGGCGTGCACGGCTCCAGCCAGGGCGGCGCGCTCACCATCACCACCGCCGCGCTGCTGCCCGGCGTCGTGACGTGCGGGGCGGCCGGCGCTCCGTACCTGTGCGGCTTCATGGACTCCGCACGGCTCACGCACTCCTACCCCTACGAGGAGATCAACGAGTACCTGCGGGACCATCCCGACCATGAGCAGTTGGTCGCGGAGTCCGTCGGCTACTACGACGGCATCAACTTCGCCCCGAACATCCAGGCCCCCATGTTGGTGTACATCGGCCTCGAGGACGACGTCTGCCCGCCGGAAACCGGGTTCGCGGTGCACGAGGCGATGAAGTGCGAGAAGGAGCTGCTCACCTACGAGCGCTGCGGCCACGACGCGGGGCACCACTGGGCGATGGAGAAGGTCGAGGCGTTCCTCGCCGGGCACCTGGGGGTGGCCCGGTGA